A stretch of the Lolium perenne isolate Kyuss_39 chromosome 3, Kyuss_2.0, whole genome shotgun sequence genome encodes the following:
- the LOC127344713 gene encoding xylan O-acetyltransferase 1: protein MQFTGRRKSSLVGAGAGAGAGQFDPYGTSKHGASLRKGGRLPVYVAGVFFFVFVIVMYGEDIRSVTLDPIALTGPTTTLPAAVLPGGGVAPRRDVLSSTEKKGADEAVTTTTLPRRDLERPVERGELTTTTTTTETAAPVQVIRKLGGETNKKPKKEKKKKAKRQRAAKKTVAPALAGVTISTPETCDLSKGEWVFDNSSYPLYREEECSFLTSQVTCMRNGRRDDNYQKWRWQPSGCDMPRFDSKLFMERLRNKRLMFVGDSLNRNQWESMVCLVQSAVSPDKKYVTWEDQRVVFHAWEFNATVEFYWSPFLVESNSDNPKIHSIQHRIIDADSIAAHAENWRRADYLVFNTYIWWMNTLNMKLRRPAAGQNWEEHDEVVRIDAYRKVLTTWAGWVNENIDPARTSVFFMSMSPLHLSPQVWGNPDGIRCAKETMPLLNWNGPIWLGTDWDMFKVASNVSREASPRVPITFVDITTMSERRKDGHTSVHTIRQGALLTPEQQADPGTYADCIHWCLPGVPDIWNSILYTRIMSRPEAARVTAS, encoded by the exons ATGCAGTTCACCGGCCGGCGCAAGTCGTCGCTCGTGGGCGCCGGCGCGGGCGCCGGTGCCGGCCAGTTCGACCCGTACGGGACGAGCAAGCACGGCGCGTCGCTGCGGAAGGGCGGGCGGCTGCCGGTGTACGTGGCGGGCGTGTTCTTCTTCGTCTTCGTGATCGTCATGTACGGCGAGGACATCCGGTCCGTGACCCTCGACCCAATCGCCCTGACTGGGCCGACGACGACGCTGCCCGCGGCCGTACTTCCCGGCGGCGGCGTCGCCCCGCGGCGCGACGTGCTGTCCTCCACGGAGAAGAAGGGCGCTGACGAGGCcgtgacgacgacgacgctgccgCGGCGGGACCTGGAGAGGCCAGTGGAGCGTGGCGAgttgaccacgaccacgaccacgacggaGACGGCAGCGCCGGTGCAGGTGATCAGGAAGTTGGGCGGCGAGACCAACAAGAAGccgaagaaagagaagaagaagaaggcgaagcgGCAGCGAGCGGCCAAGAAGACGGTGGCGCCGGCCTTGGCGGGGGTGACGATCAGCACGCCGGAGACGTGCGACCTTTCCAAGGGCGAGTGGGTGTTCGACAACTCGAGCTACCCGCTGTACCGGGAGGAGGAGTGCTCGTTCCTGACGTCGCAGGTGACGTGCATGAGGAACGGGCGGCGCGACGACAACTACCAGAAGTGGCGGTGGCAGCCCAGCGGCTGCGACATGCCCAG GTTTGACTCGAAGCTGTTCATGGAGCGTCTGCGGAACAAGCGTCTGATGTTCGTGGGCGACTCGCTGAACCGGAACCAGTGGGAGTCGATGGTGTGCCTGGTGCAGTCGGCGGTGTCGCCGGACAAGAAGTACGTCACATGGGAGGACCAGCGGGTCGTCTTCCATGCCTGG GAGTTCAACGCTACGGTTGAGTTCTACTGGTCGCCCTTCCTGGTGGAGTCCAACTCCGACAACCCCAAGATCCACAGCATCCAGCACCGGATCATCGACGCCGACTCCATCGCCGCGCACGCCGAGAACTGGCGACGCGCCGACTACCTCGTCTTCAACACCTACATCTGGTGGATGAACacgctcaacatgaagctcag GAGACCGGCGGCTGGGCAGAACTGGGAGGAGCACGACGAGGTGGTGAGGATCGACGCGTATCGGAAGGTGCTGACGACGTGGGCGGGGTGGGTGAACGAGAATATCGACCCGGCGCGCACCTCCGTCTTCTTCATGAGCATGTCGCCGCTCCACCTCAG CCCTCAAGTCTGGGGCAACCCCGACGGGATCCGGTGCGCGAAGGAGACGATGCCGCTGCTGAACTGGAACGGGCCGATCTGGCTGGGCACGGACTGGGACATGTTCAAGGTGGCGTCCAACGTCTCCCGGGAGGCGTCGCCGCGGGTACCCATCACGTTCGTGGACATCACCACCATGTCGGAGCGGCGCAAGGACGGGCACACCTCGGTGCACACCATCCGGCAGGGGGCgctcctcacgccggagcagcaggCCGACCCGGGCACCTACGCCGACTGCATCCACTGGTGCCTCCCCGGCGTGCCCGACATCTGGAACAGCATACTCTACACCAGGATCATGTCCAGGCCGGAGGCGGCACGGGTGACGGCGAGCTAG